A section of the Neorhodopirellula lusitana genome encodes:
- a CDS encoding macro domain-containing protein — MKIHTRVGDVLKVAADVLISTANPWLNLSGGVNGAILSAVGPKIQEELHAYLKSQANSAVSAGSVVRSRAGNLPFHFILHAVAIDPFYDSSIELVRKTVVSALDLAIKAGAKTISTPTLATGYGPMSIADFGTAIAPLASDLRFDGLSLTIVVRKEEHRSELSQAISAARTEV, encoded by the coding sequence ATGAAGATCCACACTCGAGTCGGCGATGTTTTAAAAGTTGCCGCTGATGTGTTGATCTCGACCGCCAACCCTTGGCTGAATCTTTCGGGTGGGGTCAATGGAGCGATCCTTTCGGCGGTTGGACCGAAGATCCAAGAAGAGTTGCACGCCTACCTGAAGAGCCAAGCAAACTCTGCTGTGTCGGCTGGAAGCGTTGTCCGCAGTCGTGCTGGAAACCTCCCGTTCCATTTCATTTTGCATGCTGTAGCGATCGACCCGTTCTACGATTCGTCCATTGAGCTGGTCCGCAAGACCGTCGTTTCCGCTCTGGACCTTGCCATCAAGGCAGGGGCTAAAACGATCTCTACGCCGACATTGGCCACCGGTTACGGCCCCATGTCGATCGCTGACTTTGGAACCGCAATAGCACCGCTTGCGAGTGACCTCAGGTTCGATGGACTTTCATTGACAATCGTAGTCCGTAAGGAAGAGCACCGATCCGAGCTGTCCCAAGCCATCTCAGCGGCTCGGACTGAGGTGTAA